The Anastrepha ludens isolate Willacy chromosome 2, idAnaLude1.1, whole genome shotgun sequence DNA window tttgatatttcctgttattaccgcctcatttggatggCCACttcgttgtgcatcatcggtgtctccacaaccacgtttgaagtcagcaaaccatcggtTCAGTACTAAccgaaaaagaggtgaatgcaatatctaaccatctatgtgttaggcccggggcTTTTCTAAATTTTGCTAGGCTAAAATTCAAGTTTAGTTGCCGAGCTATGAATTGGCGTAACCACCGCACAgtataatttctaaaaaaatggaatatgaaaaaaaataaagcatgtAAGGGCCTCACTAATTGCTTGCTTATTAGAGgcactgctattatttttaCCGCAATTGTACATGTGTATCTATATATAGACGAATAAAGAAAGATAAACGAAAAACACTTGCCAAGCCTCTAACTACATAAGTGTAGCAATCCGGAATGTATAAGTGTGTGTAAAAAACTGACAAGTGTAAGTTTATATTTCGCATCATGTAAAGCATAAATTGGTTTTAATTAGATAGCTAGGCGAGCCTCTCATTTATGGTTGTGTGAAAAGAGACTACTCTAGTAATTGTAGAAATAATGTGGAGTATGTCGTAACGGCATACCATCCATATGTTTCTATTAACTGCTCAGTCATATGGCATTTTTGATTAAGtagcatacgtacatacatacatataggtatataagtatatatgtataaagttGTGTATTTATCTACATGACCCAGGGCAGTCACTTCATGAAAACTATTAATAAATACCCAAGATAAGTGTATTATGGATGACACATTTTCGGACAATTTTCGGGACTGTACTGACTGCGGGATTTTCGGGATCTTATTTTGTAATCACGGGATCCCGAGACTGTCctgaaattagtaaaattttgattttgttagTACACGTATTGCTCCCCATCTCACTGCGATGTGGCATAAATATTAATGAGATCGAATAAAACCTCGCCCACTTTCTTATATCTGAGGACTAAATTTCCGTCCATCCGTCTGATCTTATAAGAACTCTCATTGCTTATTAGTttatttgattccaaaaattaacagccagccaaattaaattttacttaaatgtgCATGGGTAAATACATAAGTATAAAGTTGAATCCGGACTGAATTTAGCACttcttttcttgttttcatttagcATAgaatgaatcgtttaacgccaaaacaacacttccaaattgtagaaatttcctttgaaaaaataaatctgttcgcgaagattattttattttctttgttgtttccgaatttttgtttccacaaATTAATCGGCCTACcattagtccgggagccaggggttgattttggactgcgtttttataccgttaaattcttgactatacttatgatttagctttcatgaataacgaaagtgaatgtcagctggcgcacccgcggtgggtgtgattgtgggaaggtacgaaacgtgtcgaaaaaaaatttctaccaactcatttaataccagctgaaatttttttcatgtattgtatGAACGCAATCttcttcggctgacggtcttcctaTAAACGCatctgaccatcattattatattttcatatgtgtccaaaattatgtaaacaaatttcaatcggcataaagtagttttactttttaatttattttacaaattcgcttgttcagctgacgtatttcccCCCCtatacggcgcagctgactatttttttagtattaaatgagttgataaaatttttttttcgacacgtttcgcagcatcccacgcacgtacccaccgctactggaccagctgacaattggtttcgtcatccattggatggcgtctgctttcagtattaaaatcagtccctggctcccggactacatcgacgacatttggttccaacaagacggcgccacTTGCCATACAGGGTGCTTAACAAGCAATTTATTGCATTATTAAAGACATCAAGGACGCCGTACGTCAAAAATTGGAATGGACTATAATTCGTAGCCGTgacggacatatgccggatatcatattcagaaATTAAATGCCATACAATTATCTACcagttaataataaagaaatcattctaacaatatttctgttttgtattattgttttaagttctcaaactcTTGAAAAAATACCAGATACATAGTGCATTCAagcatttcttttttctctgaAATAATAATTTCCGAAACTGGAAATAATGGGTTGTAACAGCGTAAAATATTATCCACGAATTTGTGAGTAGTGTAACTGAAGGGACATTGGAACTGACTGTCAGGCAAGCATTTACGTAGTATTTGGTACttatttagtactaaaattgGACCACAAAATATCGTCATATCGGCCCTGCCAAGAAATCGAGCAGattttcattcaatttcgtAAAATTCTACACTCTCTTCCCACCAAGTAGACAAATTATTATGGCTGCCGTCACCTTTCAGATACCAAGACATCGTACCTTTCTGACATCGTTTTTGGGACTTTCTCGTACtcttagaaataatatcaaTTTGTGAGTttcataaacaataaaaatctaCGAACGTTTAGGTGATCATACCACTTGATCCACTTCAATGTgcgtaatatatattttataattcttgCATTCGGGCGATCCCCAAGCACGAAACTccaaattacagaaaaagtttttgttagTAGCAATCGCCcgtcggcagacaatggcaaacttctgattgtatgtatgtctgcCTTGAAAAGATCCTCATGaagaaccatttgccgttcggattcggcatataagtacaagtcccttcatttgtaaaaaacatcaagacgcaaaccaACAAGTAGGAGAagtagctcggtcaaacacccaagaaAGGGTGTGAGcggcaattattattattattaccattATTAACcagttttaatttgtttgttatttctTGGTGTAGAATTTTTGCGACTATATTATGTCTGTTTGTGTATTCGGTACCGGCAAGTACTGGACATCCTGTGATTATGTGGTCTATCGTTTCTGCGTGTATTTGGCATCTGAGATGTTGGGATctttcaaaatgtatttttggtgaaaataacaTGATCCTGAATGGCGATCGCAAATCCCTCAGTTTCAGGATAAAGTTCTCCTTTTTGTAGAGAGGTGTAGCTGTTCTTCTTGTCAATTTTTTGGTCCCGCATTATGTGTAAATGGGTTTGGTttcggaaaaaatgtttaagattatttatttgattgttGTTTAGGTTCTGAATGTCTTGAACGCCTCTTCCTCCCTTCTGTTCTTGGTATTGGAGTTCGTTGTAGGCATGATTTTGGATgtagctttttatattttgtcatCTGTGTTCTAGTTGCTATTTCTATGTTATTGAAATCTGTGTTAGACCAACGTATGATCCCAAATGAGTATGATAGTATGAGGATAGCATATGTATTTATGGCTTGGgtaagatttttggaatttagatatgttttaaGGATTTGTTTGAGGCATTTTTCATATTGTGTTGCAGGTTGCTTTTTAATAGTTGTGTGGTCTAGTTTGATGCTTTGTTGAAAACCCAAATATTTATAGGTTTCGTTTTCTTGTAGATTGTCCATGGTTTGATTaccaattttttctgtttgtgcTCCTGCCATCTTTCTCTCTCCACGTGTTGTGCTGAGTTGTGTTGACCAAATTTCCTTCCAATAAAAAGTGATTTCTTCCTTCGTTGGTGAATTTATATTAGCTGcagttgttttatttagttgCTTATAGAACATCTTGTCCTTACTTATAAATAGGTTATTGTCTATTTTGCTTTGATTTGACTCTTTATATCTTGTAAGTCTAGCAGCATATACTTTGAATTTCTGTTTTTGGGTATCGAAAATTTCTTCTAttggtttcttttgtttttgctttaagatTTCTATATCTTTAatgatatttcattattattattataattcttGTGCTCGATCGCGTTCTCAATAAGGTTTTGCAGCAGACAATTATAGTTAAAGTGTTACTGATTGACTAAATCATCTTCTCATTCATTATGGCGGTGGAAGAACCCGAAGGTCGCTCTTATTTCACACCTTTTTTCTTACGAAAGTTTGGTTTACCTTAACACCAGCTCCCAGCTCTCACTTGATTATCTACTATACGTAATTCGTTCTTAACGGGTAGAAAATGTCTATGTAAGGGATCATCCATGGTTGGAAGCATCTTGCTCTTCTCGGTGTTATTTTCTTAATGGCATAAGTTAGTTAACAGATCGCCAGGAATTTCAGTATAAGTTTGAGGTATTTTTTTACAGTGCAAAATTGAATGCATACcataaataactaattttaaacttttaagatGGCTTTTTTCTGTACTTGTTTATCAAAATTCTCCTTTCCTTACCTATTTTTGTAGTGGTGCCACACACTCACGTCTTGTGATCTGCGATGAACAGGGAAACTCGCTGGCGTTGACCACTGGTCTTGGCACCAATCATTGGATGGTTGGCATACCGGAAGTAGCGCGACGAATCACCGACATGGTGCAGCGTGCGAAAGAAGAGGCTGGCATTGAATCTGAAGTGCGTCTAGCCAGTTTGGGTTTAAGTCTGAGCGGTTGCGAACAGGTAAAAGAGATAAAAGTTCGCCTTATGAATAAATTTCCATATTTGCTTAGGAAACtcgtttctgaatttttttacgTGAACTTTGTGCATGGTTCATGGTTCatagttgaaataaaaatgaggAACTAATTTGAAGATGGTTGGAATGCCAAATCATACATAAGACATTTCCGGTGAAAAATTCATCTTTCGATGCAAGttaatatttgaagaaaaataaggaaaataacaAAACCAACCTTAATCTTATTTTTCTGCACAATATGAAATTCATAAACTTTTTCATGtagtttttaaagattttaagaCTTAAacgcgttttattttatttgtatcttCGGCGTGTAAGTAAAAACCTGAGAAGATCTGTAAAAATATGAGATTTTTTGTGCATACTTTCCTGATTCATattatatagtacatatatacagggtatGCGGTGGCAGAATTATGttctaaatttaaagtttctctcTAACCGCAAGCGGCCCGCGTTAGCTTCGTTATTCGTGCGAGTTATTTATTTAGTCACGATGTCGCAATGGACGGACGAACAACGTAACGTACCTTTGCTATCGAAGCATATTTCAAGGCCAATGATTCATGTGCAACGGCCAGAGAGACCTTGACGATACTGCGTGATTTCTCCCCCAACAAATTTGTAAGCCGTCTCGGTGACATATCTTGGCCACCCAGGCCGCCCGTTCTTACCtctattgactgttgtccatgCGGGTGCCTTGAAAGTAGAGTCTATGAAACAACCCCAGAGACCATTTCAGCACTAAGAGAAAACATTGTTAGCGAAGTTAAGGGTAGTCCGGCATTTCTACTATGGCGAATGGCGTGGAAAATGAAGGAAAGATTCCAAAATCGTATCCGACGTAGCGGTCAACAATTAGaggaaataagtaaaaaaaaaaataaaatccgcaCTTATCTTCTTTGTAATAGTAACTGAAATAAACTTTTGTCTCATTagtgattattttttaatttagcttttcaTTCATAATTCTGCCAACGGACACCCTTTATATTATAATGGGATAATGTAGTAGTTTCTAATTTCTGTCAAATGTAATTCTTCCAAACCACCTTGGAATGAATTTATTGTGATTTATTTTCCAGGAAGCCACAAATCAGGAGCTTGAGCATGAGATGCGTAACACCTTTCCTGAAATCGCCGACAGTTATGTAGTCTGCAGCGATACAATGGGCAGCGTTTTCACCGCCTCACCCATTGGCGGTATGGTGGTGATTAGCGGCACAGGTTCGAATGCTTTGCTGCGTAATCCTGATGGCAGCACATACACCTGTGGCGGCTGGGGGCACTTTATGGGCGATGAAGGCAGTGGTGAgtacaaaaaaatgaataaaaagaaataataactaTTAAGAGAGAGTGAAAAAAAGGAGGAAATTAATCGAAGAAATAACGAAAAGTACTAagctatacaaaattaaaagctgaacttaaattaaaatttagaaaaaataataaaaattttacgaagTTACTATGATTATGTACGAAAATAGTTTAACTGAATAAAAACTGTTGTGAGTGGCCTTAGCATTTGCAAACTGGCATTCTCACTCTTACCTTTCGTTTACACCAGGCAATGCTCTGAAGACAATTAAAATGTGTATTAGCTGCCGACTATTTGGCGGTaactgtagccgaatggattaaTGCGTAactaccactcggaattcagagagaacgtaggttctcgaatctcggtgaaacacgaaaattaagaaaaaaaatttttctaatagcggtcgctcctcggcaggcaatggcaaacctccgactgtatttctgccatgaaaaagctcctcataaaaatatctgccgttcggagtcggcttgaaactgtaggtccctccattttgtggaataaaatcaagacgcacaccataaaaaggaggaggagctcggccaaacacccaaaaagggtgtacgcgccaattatatatatacatatatatatgtgaatgGGGATAAACCTAAAATGAATGAATTTCTAGTCGATGGGAGCAAAATTTACGAACTAATCAGTATTTGAGCATCCGCTTCTCAAAGTCGAGTTTTTATAcctgcaaaattttaaagcatttttcggAAAGTTTTTTTCAGTCCGTGTACGCCATAACTCAAAATCTATTAAgctaattcttttgaaaattttcactgtactTATTCACGTAATTCAACAGGTAGCTCtgggattattattattattttttaataactattaatcttacaaaaacaaattagacaatttttttagcgAAAATGTAAGTCAAAGTACTTAaagatcgaaaaaaaaaatgttcccagTGCTTATTTTTCTGATTATTATTAATCTTATAACAACACATAAGTcaattttcttagaaaaaatattatataagaaaaaggaCTTAAAGTGCtacgaaaatttgaaaaattgaaaaaaatgcccTAGTGCTTTCTCTCGAACGGATGATTTTTGACTTAGGCTATTATTGATTGcgaaaattttccataaatgtgtcaaaatttcaaacccaCATTTATTGAGATTTTGCTGTAGTATGTACTTTCGCTCTGATAGTGATCTGTTgcaattaagcaaaaaaatattttatgcaacCAATTCGATTTTAATTCTTATCTCTCTCTTCTCTTTTCCTCTCAATTAGCCTTTTACATCGCACATGAAGCCATGAAAATTGTATTCGATGACATtgacaatttgaaaaaatcccgTTATCCTATCGACTGCGTTTGGGAACTAATCAAGCAGCACTTCAATGTCGACACGCGTTTCGACTTACTGCCACACTGCTACGCTAAATTCGATAAGCCATTCTATGCAAGCCTCTGCAAGAAGCTAGCGCACGCAGCCGACCAAGATGATGCGCTCGCCAAGtccattttcaacaatgccGGTCGCTGCATTGCGCGCAGCATAGCAGCGCTGATCCCAAAAGTGCAGGATGAGTTGGTCAAAACCGGCTATCTGAGCGTGGTGTGCGTAGGCTCCGTTTGGCATAGTTGGCACCTGTTGCGGGAGGGTTTCGAGCATGAAATGCGTCAACATGACATTCCATTCGATTTGAGACTGGTCACCATAACAAAGAGCATGGCGTATGGTGCTTGTTATCTGGCTGCGGACGCTATCGAGATGCGACTGCCGCGCAACTATCTGGACAATTTCGACGTCATGTATCATTACCACACGAAGGAAAAGCCAACGAATGGGCACAGCAGCAATGGCTGTTCATCGGCGGAAAGCATTGTAGTGCGCTGCTAAGCTTCAAGGAACAAAAACAAGTAATACGTACATGTATGTGTAggcacacacatacttacatacatatatgcagaaGTGATTAGCACCATTGTagccttaataaataaatttatcgcGTAACTCGTTTTATTAGAAACTCTGAATTCCATAGGTTAATTaacacaaacacatatacacTCACATATACACAGAGTTAAACAATTTACTGCTTGTACTTGTAGCtttagttaataaataaatgccaattccattttttatgaagcccaattttatttgtttctggtTATTTTTCTGAAAGTCGTCAGCTGTTGAGTTTTCCATGCTGCTGTGCAACGCTCAACACTGAATTGCATAAATCAAGGTTACTATGCCATGCCTCCAGCAACAACGATAACAAGGAATGTGATCGCTACTACAGCTTAGTGCAAGTG harbors:
- the LOC128855697 gene encoding N-acetyl-D-glucosamine kinase, yielding MKYFGGVEGGATHSRLVICDEQGNSLALTTGLGTNHWMVGIPEVARRITDMVQRAKEEAGIESEVRLASLGLSLSGCEQEATNQELEHEMRNTFPEIADSYVVCSDTMGSVFTASPIGGMVVISGTGSNALLRNPDGSTYTCGGWGHFMGDEGSAFYIAHEAMKIVFDDIDNLKKSRYPIDCVWELIKQHFNVDTRFDLLPHCYAKFDKPFYASLCKKLAHAADQDDALAKSIFNNAGRCIARSIAALIPKVQDELVKTGYLSVVCVGSVWHSWHLLREGFEHEMRQHDIPFDLRLVTITKSMAYGACYLAADAIEMRLPRNYLDNFDVMYHYHTKEKPTNGHSSNGCSSAESIVVRC